A stretch of DNA from Geminocystis sp. M7585_C2015_104:
GTACATCAAAATGACGCATCCCCAACACTCTTACGCTAGCCTCTCTCACCAGGGCGAAGGCTTCTGGTAGAATCTTGTCTAATAGTGCCTCTTTTTCCGCTTTTGTCTTGGTTTTAGCCAGCATTTCCTTGAACTCTCTTGTTTTTGCTCTCATTTCCTCGTCTGTCAGCTTTTTCATCTCCTCCTCTAGGAGGTTTATTTCCGCCACATACGGTTGTAACTTCCTTATCTTACGAGCGTTAGGATCGCCAAATAGTCTTTTTAACATAGCCCCTTTTTTATAACCTGTTAAAATGTCAGCACCTTTTACTAATCATATCATTTTTTGTGGGGGATTTTTACAGAGAAATCCCTAACTTATACCGCTTATTTTTCCTGGAGCTGAGGAATTTTTTTCAGATTTTCTCCCTGGTACACCTCAAAAATTCTGGTGGTTTCCCCTCCTCTTTTTAGGGCTATTTCTGCTATTTTTCTCCAGCGGTCAAAGTATTTCTCCTCCGGGAGAGCTGAACTTTCAGACTCACCTAGCCTTTCGGTTATAAAAATTCCGTTTTTTCCTAGCAATTTTTCCAAGGGATACCAATAATTAAAACCTCTGCAATCTTCGCCTAAACATACTAATGGTTTTTCTTCTACTTGGTTTAAAGAAGCTATTGACATCCCCACATAACCTCCCAGATAAAACCTGTTAGTGAAGACAAAATCAGAAGAATCTAACCCTTCACAAAATTCAGGAGATAATGCCAACAGTCTACTTAGTTGACTGGTGTCTACCAGTTGTGTCGAAGGATCTGCTGCCGGGGGGATGATACCATCTATAAAGGGGATTTTATTTGGCTTCTGCAACAACCCCAGATTCAAATGTAGAAGAATAATGGCAAAGATAGTTAAAATTACGCCTCCAGAAAAATACAGCCATCGTCTCACCATTACCGGGTTAGACTGATGCCATTTAGCACTATAATCTCCTAGAATAACAGTTAAACCCCAGAATCCCGGCATGGGCCATGTAGGTAATATTTGTGTTAATCCTCCCAGTAGAATAAAACCTAAACTAACTGGTAGGGATACCCACAAAATAAGACGATATGGATAATTGGGGGTTTGACGACACTGAAACTGGTAGTAGCTACTTTTCGCCGTTACCCAAAACAGGGGTAAGCCAAAACTGGGGAATAAATAACCACTAGCAACCAAGGCTGTTAACAAGACATTTAATAAGACGTTAAGGGGATTGAGGGTGACTTCACTGGCGAGTTTGGTGGCAACATCGGTTGACTGAAAGCGTTTAGACAATTGAAATCCAAAGGATACCCAGTCATGTTGCCAATTCCAGTATAACAGCGGCAAAAGTATTATGAGAAATACTGCTATTGCCCACCATAACCAAGAAGACAAAAATACCTTCCTATATGGAGGATTACTAATACAAAACCCTACCAACCCCAATCCCAACAGGAAACCATGATACTTACTCAAGCAGGCTAATCCCACCAACAGGGAAATTATAACCAGACGGTAACTGGGTTGGTAACACGAGAATTCCCGGAAAAACTCCAGACTACACCAGTATAATGTTAGACTCCAAAAAAAAATTAACGGGGCATCTGGCAGTGTCAAAACCCCAAAACCTATCATGAATATGGGGATACACGAGGCAATAACTAGAGAGAATAAACCACTTTGGCAACCAAATAGTTTTTTCCCCGTCAAATAGAGGAGGTAAAGACTGCCAGTGTACAGAATTAAACTCCCTATCCTGATGGTAAACTGATTCACCATCCCCGTCAACCATACCCCCAACCCTGTAGTCAAGGCTACCATAACAGGGTGGTCAAAATAACTCCAGTCTAGATTCTGGCTGTAGACGTAATAGTAAGCTTCATCATATCCCGGATATAAAAAAAGGGCTATGACAACCCTTATCATTAATCCTACACCAATAATGGTCACCACTGCCGCTGAAGGGGAATATGCCTCTGATTTTCTCATTTAAACTAAATATGCCAGTTATGACTCCTCTACATAGACATCAAACCAGTCTTATTTTAAGTCTAATGGGTTCTCTTCGCCTATCCCTTTTAGACTCCTATTTGCTGCGTCAATTAATACCCCCTTTTATCCTCAGTGTGGCCCTTTTTTCTTCTCTGGGAGTTGCTGTGGCTTCCATTTCTGACTTGAGTTATAAGGTTAACAATTTTGGCCTACCCATTGGGGATGCCATCAAAATTTTCTTCCTCAAAATTCCCGAATACGTCTCTTATTCTCTCCCTATTTCCGTGTTATTAACTACTTTGATTACCTATGGGCGTCTTAGTAAAGACTGGGAGTTAATTGCCTTTTACAACTGCGGTTTAAGCCTTTTCCGTCTTTTGCTGCCCGCACTTGTTTTTAGTTTCTTCGTCACCGGTATCACCTTTTTCCTCAACGAATCGGTAGTACCCTCTACCAATTTTCGAGCCTCTTCTATTCTCGTTGATACCATTAATGAAGAGAGAAAATTTTTGTGGAAAAGGGATATTTTTTTCCCAGAATACAAGGAGATAAAAGTAGAAAATAACAAGGTAATAAAGTATCTTAAAACTCTGTTTTACGCCCAGAAATTCGAGAAGGGTGAAATGAGGTACATAACCATCTTGGAGACAGAAAACAGGCAACTAAGTAGGGTAATTGTTTCGGAGAGGGGGGTTTGGAATGCTAAAGAGAATGCTTGGGATTTATTCAATGGTTTTGTGTATGAAGTAGCAAAAAACGTCATTAATTACGAGGGGGAATTTTTTGAGAAAATGCAGATTTACCTCCCAAAAACCCCTTTGGAATTAGCAATGAAAAGTAGAGATCCTTATGAAATGAATATAGCTCAGTCTTTGGAATATATCAAGATATTAAAGATACTGGGAGACGATAAGAATGTGCTGATATTTCAGGTGCGCACTGCTCAAAAAGTGTCATTTCCCTTCGTCTGTGTGGTTTTTGCAGTGGTAGGAGTATCCCTGGGTTGTCGCTCAAATAATGCTAGTAAAGCTACCAGTTTTGGCCTGTGTGTGGCAATGGTTTTCGCCTATTATTTAAGCAGTTTTTTAATTGGAAGCCTAGGGATAGTGGGTATAATCACTCCAGTGATGGCGGCTTGGATACCCAATTTTGTTGGCCTAATTGTTGGGGGGTATTTATTGTTTCAAAACAACCGGAATTATGCCTGAAAATAACAAGAAAATTTATGCCAGCTGAAGGGGGTATAGCCTTATAGCTATAAACCTCACCCCCTCAAACCTTCCCATGGGGATATAATGTTAAGAGCCTTGAGAGAGGTTAAAGGTAACCTCCTTCACCTCCCCCAGTTTCCCCAGTTGTTTCGCCTTTTCCTCATTGAGGCTTACTACCACCCCCCCTGCATTACCGGCACGAATTGTTAATTTTTCCTTCGCAGTTAATTGTTTTTCTGTGCCTTGGTTGAGAACACCCTCGAAGGAGGTTTTACCATCCACCACAATCCTCACCCAAGAGTCTTCTTTTATCGTTAGTCTTACTAGGAGAGACTGGGGTTGTGATGGGGATTGGGATGGTGATTGCGGCTTGTTTTGTCTTGTAACTGATGTTTCCCTCCAAGAGGTGGTGG
This window harbors:
- a CDS encoding glycosyltransferase family 39 protein; translation: MRKSEAYSPSAAVVTIIGVGLMIRVVIALFLYPGYDEAYYYVYSQNLDWSYFDHPVMVALTTGLGVWLTGMVNQFTIRIGSLILYTGSLYLLYLTGKKLFGCQSGLFSLVIASCIPIFMIGFGVLTLPDAPLIFFWSLTLYWCSLEFFREFSCYQPSYRLVIISLLVGLACLSKYHGFLLGLGLVGFCISNPPYRKVFLSSWLWWAIAVFLIILLPLLYWNWQHDWVSFGFQLSKRFQSTDVATKLASEVTLNPLNVLLNVLLTALVASGYLFPSFGLPLFWVTAKSSYYQFQCRQTPNYPYRLILWVSLPVSLGFILLGGLTQILPTWPMPGFWGLTVILGDYSAKWHQSNPVMVRRWLYFSGGVILTIFAIILLHLNLGLLQKPNKIPFIDGIIPPAADPSTQLVDTSQLSRLLALSPEFCEGLDSSDFVFTNRFYLGGYVGMSIASLNQVEEKPLVCLGEDCRGFNYWYPLEKLLGKNGIFITERLGESESSALPEEKYFDRWRKIAEIALKRGGETTRIFEVYQGENLKKIPQLQEK
- a CDS encoding LptF/LptG family permease, with protein sequence MGSLRLSLLDSYLLRQLIPPFILSVALFSSLGVAVASISDLSYKVNNFGLPIGDAIKIFFLKIPEYVSYSLPISVLLTTLITYGRLSKDWELIAFYNCGLSLFRLLLPALVFSFFVTGITFFLNESVVPSTNFRASSILVDTINEERKFLWKRDIFFPEYKEIKVENNKVIKYLKTLFYAQKFEKGEMRYITILETENRQLSRVIVSERGVWNAKENAWDLFNGFVYEVAKNVINYEGEFFEKMQIYLPKTPLELAMKSRDPYEMNIAQSLEYIKILKILGDDKNVLIFQVRTAQKVSFPFVCVVFAVVGVSLGCRSNNASKATSFGLCVAMVFAYYLSSFLIGSLGIVGIITPVMAAWIPNFVGLIVGGYLLFQNNRNYA